In one Rutidosis leptorrhynchoides isolate AG116_Rl617_1_P2 chromosome 8, CSIRO_AGI_Rlap_v1, whole genome shotgun sequence genomic region, the following are encoded:
- the LOC139863932 gene encoding epi-neemfruitin B synthase L1AT-like: MIGKLLKLSLGRRQLHTIISQEIIKPSSPTPSHLYTYNLSSVDQLAAKAYMPIVLFYRKNDNCTLTSQDKARVLKESLSQTLTRYYPAAGRMSSPITPYVDCNDEGVVFIEARINSNLENYLHLSQVDRNFDLLFANDLVNYKSPCNTSLVGVQFNHFACGGLVLAVSMSHIIGDATSLSLFIGHWASVARYGSTDHQEVFPYIPHIIQFPRTDSIQQEFRACEVDHTNVVSKNFVFPNSKLSDLKKLVDIDINPSRVVVLTSLLYKTAAKAATKRSGFFKTSYIFMMVNMRNKFVKKLPQSTFGNIAPSILVPTDRHTSETSLSKVVEDIKKTMSRELEGIHSVHQIGEYLKVSRSNRHNHDNLENVVNGSYWCSSLCRFPFKKMDFGWGKPVDTKYLLRSSHKNGFMMVDTKNGDGIEASVVLEKENMEIFENEEEMLSFCQK, from the coding sequence ATGATAGGAAAGCTTCTAAAACTAAGCTTAGGAAGAAGGCAACTTCACACCATTATTTCTCAAGAGATAATAAAACCCTCATCACCAACCCCTTCTCATCTTTATACTTATAATCTTTCCTCAGTTGATCAACTCGCTGCGAAAGCGTACATGCCAATAGTGTTATTCTATCGTAAGAATGACAATTGCACTTTAACATCTCAAGATAAAGCACGAGTTCTAAAGGAATCATTGTCACAAACTCTAACACGATACTATCCTGCTGCAGGCAGGATGTCCTCACCTATAACACCTTATGTTGATTGTAATGATGAAGGTGTTGTTTTCATTGAGGCTAGAATTAATAGTAATCTTGAAAACTACCTACATCTAAGTCAAGTAGACCGAAATTTTGACCTCCTTTTTGCTAATGATTTGGTCAATTACAAGTCTCCTTGTAATACAAGTCTTGTTGGAGTTCAATTCAATCACTTTGCTTGTGGTGGATTGGTGTTGGCTGTATCTATGTCACATATTATTGGTGATGCTACTAGTTTAAGCTTATTTATTGGTCATTGGGCTTCTGTAGCACGTTATGGTTCGACTGACCACCAAGAAGTATTTCCCTATATTCCTCATATTATTCAATTTCCACGTACCGACTCTATTCAGCAAGAGTTCAGAGCTTGTGAAGTTGATCACACAAATGTGGTTTCGAAGAATTTTGTGTTTCCTAACTCAAAATTAAGTGACCTTAAAAAATTGGTTGATATAGACATTAATCCTTCACGGGTTGTCGTATTGACTTCTTTACTATACAAAACTGCAGCGAAAGCAGCCACAAAAAGGTCTGGTTTCTTTAAGACATCTTATATTTTTATGATGGTTAATATGCGCAACAAATTTGTGAAAAAGCTACCTCAATCTACATTTGGAAATATCGCTCCAAGTATATTGGTACCGACGGACAGGCACACAAGTGAAACTTCCTTAAGCAAGGTTGTTGAAGACATAAAGAAAACGATGTCGAGAGAACTTGAGGGAATCCATAGTGTTCACCAAATAGGTGAATATTTAAAAGTGTCGCGTTCCAATAGGCATAATCATGATAATTTAGAGAATGTTGTCAATGGATCATATTGGTGTTCTAGCCTATGCCGGTTCCCTTTCAAGAAAATGGACTTTGGATGGGGAAAACCTGTTGATACTAAATATTTACTTAGATCTTCACATAAAAATGGTTTCATGATGGTTGACACCAAAAATGGAGATGGTATTGAAGCATCGGTGGTGTTAGAAAAAGAAAACATGGAAATATTTGAAAATGAGGAGGAGATGCTTTCATTTTGTCAAAAGTAG